Proteins from a genomic interval of Quercus lobata isolate SW786 chromosome 11, ValleyOak3.0 Primary Assembly, whole genome shotgun sequence:
- the LOC115967762 gene encoding transcriptional elongation regulator MINIYO isoform X2, whose product MDKKQQPKRRDSKASSRSKVFGASSLQIGGDDDGGVVSNSLIGSIVEKGISDNPPPPTAPPKLSVLPFPVARHRSHGPHWGPIGSVKDDKDSDNTEDDEEAKSLMNFEPIAPFANPVQRREKKGLDFNSWREIVPGDNLSMANRVEENLLCTQKTKKDRKMDVEPNIHACGRQYKSGEAMRSVSEDGCFSSVTDMELENLNQPNLKENVKDASPVDFKGEQEFVSKNNHICLERTEYDSIGFPEVLRRREQSTTVSNSRSNNFGNEQESMSLESQIDAENHARLQEMSPDEIAQAQAEIMEKMNPAIINALKKRGQDKLKRQKGLNSELGTNNAGVEFPEVIRRQEQSNIVSSSKSNNFGNEQESTSLESQIDAENCARLQEMSPDEIAEAQAEIMEKMDPAIIKALKKRGQDKLKIQNGLSSEAGTNGEVSNPQNRNTQDAKGFAHSDSDFSSMLTTNTKDTQSRQDKGEVQKLVGTTSSRLWSAWSERVEAVRDLRFSLEGTVIENDFVQVPGSGDISVQNRHSVDNVSERDFLRTEGDPGASGYTIKEAVALTRSVIPGQRALALHLIFSVLDKALHNINQKPVGSTLGDANKLDRSTDWEAIWAFALGPEPELVLSLRISLDDNHNSVVLACAKVIQCILSCDVNENFFEISEKISTYEKEIFTAPVFRSKPEIDVGFLHGGFWKYSAKPSNIIPVEEDVVEDESEGKHTIQDDLVVAGQDFAAGLVRMGILPRLRYLLETDLTTSLEECIISILVGIARHSPAGATAIMKCQRLVETVVRRFTMKDNLQIHPSKIISVTLLKVLARCNKKTCIEFLKKGTFRTMTWHLYQCVPSLDHWIKSGRENCKLSSALMVEQLRFWKVCIQYGYCISYFSDIFPALCLWLNRPTVEKLIQNKVLTEFASISKEAYLVLEALARRLPNLFSQDRAGDNTEVWSWSCVGPMVDLAMKWMALNSDPHMSKLFEWQKGLGRDFITQDFSLTPLLWVYSAVMNMISRVLEGVIPEDRVNLHGGFVPWLPEFVPKVGLEIVKNGILSFSGANSSEHPASSFIEVLCYLRQQSNYETSLASVCCLNGIVQVVVNIDKLIQLAKNNIHGSSQEYSISREGKTLEDGILKGSMVELRSLLNTFMKLVASEWHLVQSIEIFGRGGPAPGLGVGWGASGGGFWSAAVLLTQIDAGFLIYLLETLQFESSTDTPTVEEMTFSMQRINSALLVCLTAGPRDRVIVEKAINVLFYIPVLKFIDLCTRRFLHLDKRFKPFVWEYKEEDYLVFSETLASHFKNRWLSTKKKLKDVGHNSSGNKPFKKGSVGLDTIYEDVDTSNKNSQDCSSLVVQWAHQRLPLPMHWFLSPISTISDSKHAGLQKDKSQNLVQDPNSLFEVAKGGLFFNLGVEAISTFNSTDVPSPVQSVPLVWKFHSLSVILLVGMGVLEDEKSRDVYEALQDIYGQLLDQARTSISVDIILERNADLLPESRNKNNFEVLMFQSEIFESYSTFIETLVEQFSAISYGDLIFARQVAVYLHRHVEAPVRLAAWNMLSNARVLDLLPPLEKCIALAKGYLEPVEDNAGILEAYLKSWNSGALDRAATRGSVANTLVLHHLSSFIFNSYTVDKLSLRNKLVKSLLRDYSQKPHHEGMMLNLIQYNKLTTSQMPDQNGSPLERSSMEKRFEVLTEACEGNSSLLTVVDKLKSSFKEIL is encoded by the exons ATGGACAAAAAACAACAACCCAAACGCAGAGACTCGAAGGCCTCATCTCGCTCCAAGGTTTTCGGCGCCAGCTCGCTCCAAATCGGCGGCGACGACGACGGCGGCGTCGTTTCGAACAGCTTGATCGGTTCAATCGTCGAGAAAGGAATCTCCGATAACCCTCCGCCTCCCACTGCGCCTCCCAAGCTCTCCGTCCTCCCTTTCCCCGTCGCTCGCCACCGCTCCCACGGCCCG CATTGGGGTCCAATAGGTAGTGTAAAGGATGATAAAGATAGTGACAATACTGAGGATGATGAGGAAGCTAAAAGTTTAATGAACTTTGAGCCAATAGCGCCTTTTGCCAATCCAGTGCAGAGGAGGGAGAAAAAAGGATTGGATTTCAACAGTTGGAGGGAGATTGTCCCGGGCGATAATTTATCCATGGCCAATAGAGTGGAAGAAAATCTCTTATGCACTcagaaaactaaaaaagatagaaaaatggATGTAGAACCAAATATACATGCCTGTGGGCGTCAATATAAATCTGGTGAGGCCATGAGAAGTGTGTCGGAGGATGGATGTTTTAGTTCAGTTACTGACATGGAATTAGAGAACTTGAACCAACCAAATCTGAAGGAGAATGTTAAAGATGCCAGTCCAGTTGACTTCAAGGGCGAACAAGAATTTGTGTCCAAAAACAACCATATTTGTTTGGAGAGAACAGAATATGACAGTATCGGGTTTCCAGAGGTTCTAAGAAGGCGGGAGCAATCGACCACAGTATCTAATTCCAGGTCCAACAACTTTGGTAATGAACAAGAGTCCATGTCTCTTGAGAGTCAAATCGATGCTGAGAATCATGCCCGATTACAGGAAATGTCACCTGATGAGATCGCTCAAGCTCAGGCAGAGATAATGGAGAAGATGAACCCTGCAATTATAAATGCACTAAAAAAGAGGGGTCAAGACAAACTGAAAAGGCAGAAAGGCTTAAACTCAGAATTAGGAACCAATAATGCCGGTGTTGAGTTTCCAGAGGTTATAAGAAGGCAAGAGCAATCAAACATAGTTTCTAGTTCTAAGTCCAACAACTTTGGTAATGAACAAGAGTCCACATCTCTTGAGAGTCAGATCGATGCTGAGAATTGTGCCCGATTACAGGAAATGTCACCTGATGAGATTGCTGAAGCACAGGCAGAGATAATGGAGAAAATGGACCCTGCAATTATAAAAGCACTAAAAAAGAGAGGTCAAGACAAACTAAAAATCCAGAATGGCTTAAGCTCAGAAGCAGGCACCAATGGTGAAGTGAGTAATCCTCAGAACAGGAATACCCAAGATGCAAAAGGTTTTGCACATTCTGACAGTGATTTCTCTAGTATGTTGACAACAAACACTAAAGATACACAAAGTAGGCAAGACAAAGGTGAAGTACAGAAGTTAGTAGGCACAACCAGTAGCAGGTTGTGGAGTGCCTGGAGTGAAAGAGTTGAGGCTGTAAGGGACTTAAGATTTTCCTTGGAAGGGACTGTTATTGAGAATGATTTTGTCCAGGTACCTGGGAGTG GTGATATTTCTGTTCAGAATAGGCATAGTGTTGATAACGTTTCAGAGCGGGACTTCCTGCGGACAGAGGGTGATCCTGGTGCATCAGGTTACACAATCAAAGAAGCTGTGGCACTCACTCGAAGTGTG ATTCCAGGACAACGAGCCCTTGCTTTGCATCTGATCTTCTCAGTTCTTGATAAGGCGTTACATAATATTAATCAGAAGCCAGTTGGATCTACTTTGGGAGATGCTAACAAACTTGACAGATCTACTGACTGGGAGGCTATCTGGGCTTTTGCACTTGGCCCAGAACCTGAGCTTGTTTTATCACTGAG gaTATCTCTTGATGATAACCATAACTCTGTAGTTCTAGCTTGTGCAAAAGTTATTCAATGTATATTAAGCTGTGATGTGAACGAGAACTTCTTTGAGATCTCGGAg AAAATATCGACTTATGAGAAGGAAATCTTTACTGCCCCTGTGTTCCGAAGTAAACCAGAGATTGATGTTGGTTTTCTACATGGTGGATTTTGGAAGTACAGTGCTAAGCCTTCTAATATTATTCCTGTTGAAGAGGATGTGGTGGAAGATGAGTCTGAGGGGAAGCATACAATTCAGGATGATCTTGTGGTTGCTGGACAGGATTTTGCTGCAGGTTTAGTCCGGATGGGAATCCTTCCAAGGCTTCGCTATCTATTGGAG ACAGACCTTACAACCTCATTAGAAGAATGCATAATCTCTATACTTGTTGGAATAGCAAGGCATTCGCCGGCAGGTGCAACTGCAATCATGAAATGCCAAAGGCTTGTTGAAACAGTTGTCCGCAGATTTACTATGAAAGATAACCTACAAATTCATccttcaaaaataatttcagttaCTCTTTTGAAG GTTTTGGCTAGATGCAACAAGAAGACCTGTattgaatttttaaagaaaGGGACTTTCAGAACTATGACATGGCATTTGTATCAATGTGTTCCCTCCCTTGACCACTGGATAAAATCAGGAAGAGAAAACTGTAAACTCTCATCAGCTTTGATGGTTGAACAACTACGTTTTTGGAAGGTCTGCATTCAGTATGGATATTGTATATCATACTTTTCAGATATTTTCCCTGCCTTGTGCTTGTGGCTGAATCGACCTACAGTTGAAAAACTTATACAGAACAAGGTTCTTACTGAATTTGCTTCCATCTCTAAGGAGGCATACCTTGTTCTTGAGGCTTTGGCTAGAAGACTTCCAAATCTCTTTTCTCAGGATCGTGCTGGTGATAATACAGAGGTCTGGTCTTGGAGTTGTGTTGGTCCAATGGTTGATTTAGCAATGAAGTGGATGGCGTTGAATAGTGATCCACACATGTCTAAACTCTTTGAATGGCAAAAAGGATTAGGGAGGGACTTTATCACCCAAGATTTTTCTCTGACTCCCTTGTTGTGGGTGTATTCAGCTGTCATGAACATGATTTCGAGAGTGCTTGAAGGGGTGATCCCAGAGGATAGGGTTAACCTGCATGGTGGATTCGTACCATGGCTGCCAGAGTTTGTTCCTAAGGTTGGGCTCGAAATTGTCAAAAATGGAATTTTGAGCTTTTCAGGTGCCAATAGTTCAGAGCATCCTGCTAGCTCTTTCATTGAGGTACTATGTTATTTGAGACAACAAAGTAACTATGAAACATCATTGGCTTCTGTATGTTGCCTTAATGGAATTGTCCAGGTTGTTGTAAACATTGATAAATTGATCCAGCTAGCCAAGAATAACATCCATGGTTCTTCCCAAGAATATAGCATCTCAAGAGAAGGGAAAACACTTGAGGATGGGATACTTAAGGGTTCTATGGTTGAATTGAGAAGTCTGTTGAATACTTTTATGAAGTTAGTTGCTTCAGAGTGGCACCTTGTTCAGTCCATTGAGATATTTGGCAGGGGAGGCCCTGCTCCAGGGTTGGGTGTCGGCTGGGGTGCCTCTGGTGGAGGATTTTGGTCTGCAGCTGTTCTGTTGACACAAATAGATGCAGGATTTCTCATATACTTGCTTGAAACTCTTCAGTTTGAGTCTTCTACAGATACACCAACTGTTGAAGAAATGACCTTTAGTATGCAAAGGATCAATTCTGCCTTGCTTGTATGTTTGACTGCTGGCCCAAGGGATAGGGTTATTGTGGAAAAGGCAATAAATGTTTTATTCTATATCCCTGTTCTAAAGTTCATTGATCTCTGTACTCGACGTTTTCTCCACCTTGATAAGAGATTTAAACCATTTGTGTGGGAATATAAAGAAGAGGACTACCTGGTTTTCAGTGAAACATTGGCTTCTCACTTCAAGAACAGATGGTTATCTacaaagaaaaagttaaaagatgTGGGCCACAACAGTTCTGGAAATAAACCATTTAAAAAGGGTAGTGTTGGTCTGGATACCATATATGAGGACGTGGACACATCAAATAAGAATAGTCAAGATTGTTCTTCTTTAGTAGTACAGTGGGCTCACCAGAGACTGCCACTTCCAATGCACTGGTTTCTTAGTCCAATCTCAACCATCAGTGATAGTAAGCATGCTGGCCTGCAAAAAGATAAGTCACAAAATCTTGTGCAGGACCCTAACAGTTTGTTTGAAGTTGCTAAAGGTGGacttttctttaatttaggtGTTGAAGCAATATCCACTTTCAATTCCACTGATGTCCCCTCTCCTGTTCAGAGCGTTCCATTAGTTTGGAAATTCCATTCTTTGTCTGTAATCTTACTTGTTGGAATGGGTGTGCTTGAAGATGAAAAGAGCAGGGATGTTTATGAAGCTTTGCAAGATATCTATGGGCAACTTCTTGACCAAGCGAGGACCAGTATAAGCGTTGACATCATTTTGGAGAGGAATGCAGATTTATTGCCAGAATCTAGgaataaaaacaattttgagGTCCTAATGTTTCAATCTGAGATTTTTGAGAGTTACTCAACCTTTATTGAAACTCTTGTGGAGCAGTTTTCTGCCATATCTTATGGTGATTTGATTTTTGCCCGGCAAGTAGCAGTTTATCTACACCGTCATGTTGAAGCTCCTGTACGACTTGCGGCCTGGAATATGCTATCTAATGCTCGTGTTCTTGATCTTCTACCACCTCTTGAGAAATGCATTGCCCTGGCCAAAGGATACCTAGAACCTGTTGAG GACAATGCTGGTATTTTGGAGGCGTATTTGAAGTCATGGAATTCTGGTGCCCTTGACAGGGCTGCAACTCGAGGATCAGTTGCAAATACACTGGTTCTCCACCacctttcttcttttatctttaaCTCTTACACTGTTGATAAGTTATCTCTGCGCAACAAGCTTGTAAAATCTCTATTGCGAGACTACTCCCAGAAGCCGCACCATgag GGAATGATGTTGAATCTTATCCAATATAACAAGCTAACCACATCTCAAATGCCTGACCAAAATGGTTCACCACTGGAGAGAAGCAGTATGGAGAAGAGGTTCGAGGTATTAACAGAAGCTTGTGAAGGAAATTCCTCTCTGTTGACTGTGGTGGACAAGCTAAAGTCCTCCTTCAAAGAAATCTTGTAA